The window CCGGCCCGCCAGCCCGAACCGGCGCGCGCCGCCGAACCGCCGAAGCCCGCGGCCGCGCCGCAGGGCGCATCGCCCGGCCTGATCCAGACCGCGCCGGTGCGTTCCGGCCAGCAGGTCTACGCCGAGCAGCGCGACCTGACCGTGCTAGCCACCGTCGGCGCCGGTGCGGAAGTGCTGGCCGACGGCAGCATCCACATCTACGGCGCGCTGCGCGGGCGGGCCCTGGCCGGCGCGCAGGGCAACGAAGGCGCCCGCATCTTCTGCCGCGAGTTCCACGCCGAGCTCGTCGCGGTGGCCGGGCACTACAAGGTGATGGAAGACATTCCGGCGGACCTGCGCGGCAAGCCCGTGCAGGTCTGGCTGGAAAACGGACAGCTCAGGCTCGCGGCGCTCGACTGAAGCTGAACCGCCGCCGCTTGCACGCGGCGGGCAGTCGGGCAAACTCGGCTCCACGCAAGAAGAAAACCAACGACTTAAGGACGGAGAACGCGCAACGTGGCAGAGATCATCGTAGTCACCTCGGGCAAGGGCGGCGTGGGCAAGACCACGACCAGCGCCAGCCTCGCAACCGGGCTCGCCAGCCGCGGCAAGAAAGTGGCGGTCATCGACTTCGACGTCGGCCTGCGCAACCTCGACCTGATCATGGGCTGCGAACGCCGCGTGGTGTACGACTTCGTCAACGTGATCCACGGCGAGGCCACGCTCAAGCAGGCGCTGATCAAGGACAAGCGCTTCGACAACCTGTTCGTGCTGGCCGCCAGCCAGACCCGCGACAAGGACGCGCTGAGCAAGGACGGCGTGGAGAAGGTGCTGAAGGACTTGGCCGCCGACGGCTTCGATTACGTCATCTGCGACAGCCCGGCCGGCATCGAGAAGGGCGCGTTCCTGGCGATGTACTTCGCCGACAAGGCCATCGTGGTGGTAAACCCGGAAGTGTCCTCGGTGCGCGACTCCGACCGCGTGCTGGGCCTGCTGGCCTCCAAGACCCACCGCGCCGAGCGCAACGAGGGGGAAGTGTCCGCGCATCTGCTGCTGACCCGCTACAACCCGCTGCGCGTGGAAGGCGGCGAGATGCTGTCGATCGCCGACGTCGAGGAAGTGCTGGGCCTGAAGACGATAGGTGTCATCCCCGAATCGGGCGACGTGCTCAACGCCTCCAACAAGGGCGAGCCGGTGATCATGGACGGCGAGTCCGTCGCCGGCCAGGCCTACGCGGACGCGGTGGCGCGCCTGCTGGGCGAAGACCGTCCGCTGCGCTTCACCACGGTGGAGAAGAAGGGCTTCTTCAGCAAGCTGTTCGGAGGCTGACGCATGGCCATCTTCGATTTCCTCAAGCCCAAGAAGAACACCGCCTCGGTCGCCAAAAATCGCCTGCAGATCATCATCGCGCAGGAGCGCAGTTCCGCCGGCGCGCCGGACTACCTGCCGCTGATGCGGCGCGAGATCCTGGAAGTGATCCGCAAGTACGTGAACGTCGACGCCGACGCGGTCAAGGTCGACGTGGTCAAGGACGGCGAGCACGACGTGCTGGACATCTCGGTGTCGCTGCCGGAACGCGGCGCCGCGCCGGCCTGACGCGCGGGCCCTTCCGGCCGCGGAAGGGCCCTGGTCCGAACGGGATTCCCGCAGACAGGCATCGCCATGCAGGACAGGCAATCCCATCCCCTCGCCGGTTCCCGTGCGGACGCGGCGGGCGAAGACGGCGTGCTCACCCTCGCCGACATCGGCTTCAACGCGCCCGCCGCGCTGCTCGCACGCTACGGCCTGGCACTGGCGCGGGTGGCCGACGGCGACGCCATCCCCGGCAGCTACTGGGGCGAGCGCGAGGCCGGCATCATCGGCTGCACCGTGTACGCGCGCGCCGACACGCCGGTGCATTCGCTGCTGCACGAGGCCGGCCACCTGATCGTGCTGCCGCCCGAGCGCCGCGCGCAGGTGCATACCGACGCCACCGACTCGGTGCCCGAGGAGGACGCCGTGTGCGTCCTGCAGGGCCTGCTGGGCGACGCCCTGCCCGGCGTCGGCCGCGCGCGCGTCTGGGCCGACATGGACGCGTGGGGCTACACCTTCCGCCTCGGCTCGGCGCAGGCCTACGTGGAGCGCGACGCCGACGACGCCTGGCGCTGGCTGCGCGAACGCGGCCTGGTCGACGCGGACGGCGCGCTGGCCGTCGCCTAGGAAGCCATCTCTACCGTCCGGAGACGTTCGTGTAGCCTTGCGCCTGCCCTTCCGCGCAGCCCGAGGACCGTCCCGTGAAGCCACGCCATGCCCTGCTCGCCGTCGCCATCGTCGGCGCGCTCGCCCTGACCGCCTGCAAGCGCGACGCCGAACCGGCGCCCGCCGCCACCGCGCCCGTCGCGCAGCAGGGCGAAACCGCCGACCAGTTCGTCGCCCGCGTCAACGAGGAAGTGCGCAAGCTCAGCACCGAGCTCAATTCCGCGCAGTGGCTGTCCGCCACCTACATCAACGGCGACAGCGAGCTGGTGGCGGCCAAGGCCAACGAGCGCTGGCTGGCCCAGCTCAACGTCTGGATCGAACAGTCCAAGCGCTTCGACGGCCAGCAGCTGAAGCCGGAAACGGCGCGCGCGCTCAAGCTGCTGCGGCTGTGGACGTCGATGCCCGCGCCGAAGGATCCGAAGAAACTCGAGGAGCTGACCCAGCTCGCCACCCACATGGAAGGCATGTACGGCGCCGGCAGCTACTGCACCGGCGAAGGCAGCGCCCGGCAGTGCCGCGACATCGGCCAGCTCAGCGACGTGCTGGCGAAGAGCCGCGACTACGACGCGCAGCTGGACGCATGGCAGGGCTGGCACACCATCAGCATCCCGATGCGCAAGGACTACGTGCGCTTCGCCGAGCTGGTCAACGAGGGCGCGAAGGAGCTGGGCTTCGCCGACGCCGGCGAACTGTGGCGCTCCGGCTACGACATGACGCCGGCCGAGCTGGCCTCGGAAAGCGACCGCCTGTGGGGCCAGGTCAAGCCGCTGTACGAACAGCTGCACTGCTACGCGCGCGGCAAGCTCGACGCGCAGTACGGCAAGGACAGGGGCGAAGTCGCCGGCGGCCTGCTGCCCGCGCACCTGATGGGCAACCTGTGGCAGCAGGACTGGAGCAACCTCTGGGACATCCTGCAGCCGTACAAGGACGCCGGCAGCCTGGACGTCAACGGCGCGCTCAAGCGCCTGGCCGACGCCGACCTCGCCCGCGAACTCGGCAAGCCCGCCGCCTCCAACGCCTCCGCCGCCGAGCGCAGTTTCATGGCCCAGCGCGCGGCGCAGCTCGCCACCGCCAAGGCGATGACCGAGCGCGCGCAGGATTTCTACGTCTCGCTGGGCATGCCGAAGCTGCCGGAGAGCTACTGGCAGAAGTCGCAGTTCGTGAAGCCGCTGGACCGCGACGTGGTCTGCCACGCCAGCGCCTGGGACATGAACATGGCCGGCGACGTGCGCACCAAGATGTGCATCGCGCCGACCGAGGAAGACCTCACCACCATCTACCACGAGCTCGGCCACCTCTATTACGACCTGGCCTACAACAAGCAGCCGCCGATCTTCCAGAACGGCGCGCACGACGGCTTCCACGAAGCCATCGGCGACACCATCGTGCTGGCGATGACGCCGAAGTACATGGCCTCGGTCGGGCTGGTGGACGAGCCCGCGCAGAGCCGCGAGGCGCTGATCGACGCGCAGATGCGGATGGCGCTGGCGAAGGTCGCGTTCCTGCCGTTCGGGCTGATGATCGACCGCTGGCGCTGGGGCGTGTTCGACGGCTCGATCAAGCCGGACAGCTACAACCAGGCGTGGTGGGCGCTGAAGGCGAAGTACCAGGGCGTCGCTCCGGCAACGAAGCGCGGCGAGGAGTTCTTCGATCCGGGCGCGAAGTACCACGTGCCCGGCAACACGCCGTACACCCGCTACTTCCTCTCGCACATCCTGCAGTTCCAGTTCTACAAGGCGCTGTGCGACGCCGCAGGCCACAAGGGTCCGCTGTACGAATGCAGCTTCTACGGCAGCAAAGCGGCCGGCGACAAATACTGGGCGATGCTGTCCAAGGGCAGCAGCCAGCCCTGGCAGCAGACCATGAAGGAACTGACCGGCGGCGAGAAGATGGACGCCAGCGCAGTGCTGGAATACTTCGCGCCGCTGCAGGACTGGCTGAAGGAACAGAACGCCGGGCAGCAGTGCGGCTGGCAGGCCCCCACTGCGGGCGCCTGATCCGCCGGGGAAGGCGCGGGAAAAGGCCGGCCCACGCCGGCCTTTTCATTGCCCCAGGCCACGGGATCGGCGCGATACTGCCGGCATGGACGCCGACCTCACCCCGCAGCCGCAAGCTACCGCTACCGCCCTGCCCGCGCGCTTCTACGCGGAGCCGGCGATGGCCGCCACCGACCGTCGCGCGATCTTCGACCGCGGCTGGCAGTTGGTCGCGCATGTCTCGCAGCTGCGCGACGCGGGCGACCACGTGGTCGCCAACCTGGCCGGATTGCCGGTGATCGCGGTGCGCGGAGCGGACGCCGCGATCCGCGCGTTCCACAACGTCTGCCGGCACCGCGCCGGACCCATCGCGCAGTGCGACGGCCTCGGCGCGAAGGCGCTGCGCTGCCGCTACCACGGCTGGACCTACACGCTGGAAGGCCAGCTGCGCTCCGCGCCGGAGATGAAGGACGCGGCGTGCTTCGACGTCGCCAACGTGCGCCTGCCGCAGCTGGCGGTGAAGGTCTGGCAGGGACTGGTGTTCGCCGCCGTCGATGCGACGGATGCGCCCGACTTCGGCGCCTTCGTCGCCGGCATCGACGCGCGCCTGGGCCCGGACCGCCACATGGAACGCTACGGCAACCACCACCGCGCCAGCTACGACATCGCCTGCAACTGGAAGGTCTATGTCGACAATTATCTGGAGGGCTACCACGTCCCGTTCGTGCATCCGGGCCTGAACCGCCTGCTCGACTACCGCAGCTACCGCACCGAACTGGAACGCTGGCATTCGCTGCAATGGAGCCCGCTGGAAAGCGATCCCGCGCTGTACGGCAACGGCGACGCGCTCTACTACTGGCTGTGGCCGAACACCATGCTCAACATCCTGCCCGGCCGCCTGCAGACCAACACGGTGGTGCCGCTGGGCGCGGACCGCTGCCGCGTCACCTTCGACAGTTATTACGACGCCAGCGGCGACGCGGCGAAGCGCGCCGCCGACCTGGATTTCAGCGACGAAGTGCAGCACGAGGACATCGGCATCTGCGAGGACGTGCAGCGCGGCATGGCCTCCGGCAGCTACGTGCCGGGCCGGCTCAACCCGCTGCGCGAAACCGGCGTGCACCACTTCCACGAGCTGCTGCGCGAGGCGTATCGCGCGGACGCCGGCGCATGAGCGGCGCACGCCCGCTGGGAACGTGGTCGGCCATCGCGCTGGTGGTCGGCAGCATGATCGGCAGCGGCGTGTTCCTGCTGCCCTCGGCGCTGGCGCCCTATGGCGGCGTCAGCCTGCTGGGCTGGGCGATCACCCTGTTCGGTGCGCTGGCGCTGGCGCTCACCTTCGCCCGGCTGGCGATGCGCTGGCCGCAGACCGGCGGCCCCTACGCGTTCGCCCGCAACGCGTTCGGCGAAACGCCCGGCTTCCTGGTCGCATGGAGCTATTGGGTGTCGATCTGGAGCGCCACCGCCGCGATCGCGGTCGCCTTCGCCGGCAGCATGGGCGCGCTGCTGCCGGCGCTGGTGTCGACGCCGCTGCGGGCCGGCGCCTGCGCGCTGGCGTCGCTGTGGCTGTGCATCGCCATCAACCTGCTGGGCGTGCGCGAAGCTGGGCGCACGCAGGTGGCGCTGACCGTGCTCAAGTTCGTGCCGCTGGCGCTGTTCGCCGGCATCGCGATCTGGTCGGTCGATCCGGCGCAGTTCCAGCCGTTCAACCGCAGCGCCGAGTCGCTGCCGGCGGCCACCCACGCCTGCGTCGCGCTGGTGCTGTGGGCGCTGCTCGGGCTGGAGGCGGCCACCGTGCCGGCCGGCGCCATCGCCGATCCGGCGCGCACCATTCCGCGCGCCACCGTGATCGGCACTCTGCTGGCGGGCGTCGCCACGGTGCTGGCGGTGACCGCGGTGATCGGCATCGTGCCGGCCGCGCAGTTGCAGGACTCCGCCGCGCCGATGGCCGACGCCGCGCGCATGCTGTGGGGCGGCTGGGCCGGCGTCGGCATCGCCGCGGTGGCCGCGATCTCCTGCCTCGGCGCACTCAACGGCTGGGTGCTGCTGTCGGCGCAGGTGCCGCTGGCCGCGGCCGAAGACGGCCTGCTGCCGCGCGCCTTCGCCCGCCTGGACGCGCGCGGCACGCCGGCGTTCGGCATCGTCGCCAGCGGTCTGCTGGCCTCGCTGCTGGTGGCGGCCAATTTCAGCCGCTCGCTGGTGCAGCTGTTCACCTTCTCGATCCTGCTGTCCACCGCCGCCACCCTGCTGCCCTACCTGGTCGGCAGCGCCGCCTGGCTGCTGCGCGGTGAACGCAGGGGCCGCTTCGCCGCGCTGTTCGCGCTGGCGTACAGCGGCTACGCGCTGTTCGGCGCCGGCGGCGAGGCGCTGCTGTGGGGCGCCGCGCTGCTGCTGGCCGGGCTGCCGGTGTACGCGTGGATGCGCGCGGTCAGAGCGCGCTAGGCTCCAGCGCCGCCGGTTCGTCCGGCATCCGCGGCGGCCGCGGCGAGACGCGCGCCTCCCACCACCAGAACAGCCAGCCGCCGAGCGCGAACGCCGCCGCGCCCAGCGCCAGGTGCAGGCCCGAGCCGCTGAGCAGCGGCGACAGCATTCCGGCGATCAGCGCATTCGCCAGCAGGCCGACGAACGCCTGCAGCGACGACGCGCCGCCGCGCTGGCGCGGATACATGTCGAGGATGGCGAGGGTGATGATCGGGAACGCCAGCGCGATGCCGAAGGCGTAGAGGCTCATCGGCAGCACCGCCCACGGGATCGACGGCATCTCAACCAGCAGGCCGTAGCCGAGGTTGAGCGCCATCGCCGTGCCGCAGCAGGCGAAGCCGATGTTCGCCAGCTTCGCGCCGTCGATGCGCCCGGCCGCGCGCCCGGACACGAACGCGCCCAGCATCATCCCGCT is drawn from Thermomonas brevis and contains these coding sequences:
- the minC gene encoding septum site-determining protein MinC, coding for MSAQVDYAQAGELKFGQVGIANLRVRTLDPAQLAEEMRERVQRAPNLFARAAVVLDFGGLSKTPSLDEAQALVNGLREAGVLPVALAYGTKEIDALSQQLGLPLLAKFRAQYERADDAPPPAAAPAPARQPEPARAAEPPKPAAAPQGASPGLIQTAPVRSGQQVYAEQRDLTVLATVGAGAEVLADGSIHIYGALRGRALAGAQGNEGARIFCREFHAELVAVAGHYKVMEDIPADLRGKPVQVWLENGQLRLAALD
- the minD gene encoding septum site-determining protein MinD; its protein translation is MAEIIVVTSGKGGVGKTTTSASLATGLASRGKKVAVIDFDVGLRNLDLIMGCERRVVYDFVNVIHGEATLKQALIKDKRFDNLFVLAASQTRDKDALSKDGVEKVLKDLAADGFDYVICDSPAGIEKGAFLAMYFADKAIVVVNPEVSSVRDSDRVLGLLASKTHRAERNEGEVSAHLLLTRYNPLRVEGGEMLSIADVEEVLGLKTIGVIPESGDVLNASNKGEPVIMDGESVAGQAYADAVARLLGEDRPLRFTTVEKKGFFSKLFGG
- the minE gene encoding cell division topological specificity factor MinE; translation: MAIFDFLKPKKNTASVAKNRLQIIIAQERSSAGAPDYLPLMRREILEVIRKYVNVDADAVKVDVVKDGEHDVLDISVSLPERGAAPA
- a CDS encoding M2 family metallopeptidase, which codes for MKPRHALLAVAIVGALALTACKRDAEPAPAATAPVAQQGETADQFVARVNEEVRKLSTELNSAQWLSATYINGDSELVAAKANERWLAQLNVWIEQSKRFDGQQLKPETARALKLLRLWTSMPAPKDPKKLEELTQLATHMEGMYGAGSYCTGEGSARQCRDIGQLSDVLAKSRDYDAQLDAWQGWHTISIPMRKDYVRFAELVNEGAKELGFADAGELWRSGYDMTPAELASESDRLWGQVKPLYEQLHCYARGKLDAQYGKDRGEVAGGLLPAHLMGNLWQQDWSNLWDILQPYKDAGSLDVNGALKRLADADLARELGKPAASNASAAERSFMAQRAAQLATAKAMTERAQDFYVSLGMPKLPESYWQKSQFVKPLDRDVVCHASAWDMNMAGDVRTKMCIAPTEEDLTTIYHELGHLYYDLAYNKQPPIFQNGAHDGFHEAIGDTIVLAMTPKYMASVGLVDEPAQSREALIDAQMRMALAKVAFLPFGLMIDRWRWGVFDGSIKPDSYNQAWWALKAKYQGVAPATKRGEEFFDPGAKYHVPGNTPYTRYFLSHILQFQFYKALCDAAGHKGPLYECSFYGSKAAGDKYWAMLSKGSSQPWQQTMKELTGGEKMDASAVLEYFAPLQDWLKEQNAGQQCGWQAPTAGA
- a CDS encoding aromatic ring-hydroxylating oxygenase subunit alpha, with translation MDADLTPQPQATATALPARFYAEPAMAATDRRAIFDRGWQLVAHVSQLRDAGDHVVANLAGLPVIAVRGADAAIRAFHNVCRHRAGPIAQCDGLGAKALRCRYHGWTYTLEGQLRSAPEMKDAACFDVANVRLPQLAVKVWQGLVFAAVDATDAPDFGAFVAGIDARLGPDRHMERYGNHHRASYDIACNWKVYVDNYLEGYHVPFVHPGLNRLLDYRSYRTELERWHSLQWSPLESDPALYGNGDALYYWLWPNTMLNILPGRLQTNTVVPLGADRCRVTFDSYYDASGDAAKRAADLDFSDEVQHEDIGICEDVQRGMASGSYVPGRLNPLRETGVHHFHELLREAYRADAGA
- a CDS encoding amino acid permease; this translates as MSGARPLGTWSAIALVVGSMIGSGVFLLPSALAPYGGVSLLGWAITLFGALALALTFARLAMRWPQTGGPYAFARNAFGETPGFLVAWSYWVSIWSATAAIAVAFAGSMGALLPALVSTPLRAGACALASLWLCIAINLLGVREAGRTQVALTVLKFVPLALFAGIAIWSVDPAQFQPFNRSAESLPAATHACVALVLWALLGLEAATVPAGAIADPARTIPRATVIGTLLAGVATVLAVTAVIGIVPAAQLQDSAAPMADAARMLWGGWAGVGIAAVAAISCLGALNGWVLLSAQVPLAAAEDGLLPRAFARLDARGTPAFGIVASGLLASLLVAANFSRSLVQLFTFSILLSTAATLLPYLVGSAAWLLRGERRGRFAALFALAYSGYALFGAGGEALLWGAALLLAGLPVYAWMRAVRAR